From a single Pseudomonas sp. A34-9 genomic region:
- the mnmC gene encoding bifunctional tRNA (5-methylaminomethyl-2-thiouridine)(34)-methyltransferase MnmD/FAD-dependent 5-carboxymethylaminomethyl-2-thiouridine(34) oxidoreductase MnmC, whose product MKPVLPHAQLDWDDHGRPRSRVFDDVYFSDQSGLEETRYVFLEQNRLAERFAALPADGRLVIGETGFGTGLNFLCAWQLFEQHAVAGARLHFVSVEKYPLSPADLKRALALWPELKPLADQLLRHYVAIHAGFQRITLANGRVTLTLLIGDALEQLPQLDAQIDAWFLDGFAPAKNPDMWTAELFVELARLAAPGSTISTFTSTGWVRRLLNAAGFKMKRTPGIGHKWEILRGEFLGWPAQVSPPAAEKPWFARPAPATGERRALVIGAGLAGCATASSLAARGWQVTLLERHAAVAQEASGNPQGVLYLKLSAHGTALSQLIVSGFGYTRRLLETLQRGTDWDGCGVLQLAFNTKEAERHAQLAEAFPEDLLQWLDQPEAQARAGVGVSHGGLYYPEGGWVHPPALCKAQAAQPNIELLSHCEALQLRKVDEQWQALDGERLLASAPVVVLAGAAEIKRFAQSAELPLKRIRGQITRLAETAGSQTLATVVCAEGYVAPARLGEHTLGASFDFNSDDLTPTSAEHQGNLAMLDEISSDLVTRLNIRDQAVENLQGRAAFRCTSPDYLPIVGPLANRDAFLEAYAALSKDARQVPDIACPWLDGLYVNSGHGSRGLITAPLSGELIAAWLDNEPLPLPRSVAEACHPNRFALRRLIRGK is encoded by the coding sequence ATGAAACCTGTATTGCCCCACGCCCAACTCGACTGGGATGACCACGGACGCCCGCGTTCGCGCGTGTTCGATGACGTGTACTTTTCCGACCAGTCAGGGCTGGAAGAAACCCGTTATGTGTTCCTCGAACAGAACCGCCTGGCCGAACGTTTTGCCGCGTTGCCAGCGGATGGGCGACTGGTCATCGGCGAAACCGGTTTTGGCACCGGGCTGAATTTTCTCTGCGCCTGGCAGTTGTTCGAGCAACACGCCGTGGCCGGTGCGCGACTGCATTTCGTCAGCGTCGAAAAATACCCGCTGAGCCCTGCCGACCTCAAGCGTGCCTTGGCACTCTGGCCGGAACTCAAGCCGTTGGCCGATCAGTTGCTGCGCCATTACGTGGCGATCCATGCAGGCTTTCAGCGCATCACCCTGGCCAACGGCCGCGTGACCCTGACGCTGTTGATCGGCGATGCACTGGAGCAACTGCCGCAGCTCGACGCACAGATCGACGCGTGGTTTCTCGACGGCTTCGCCCCGGCGAAAAACCCCGACATGTGGACCGCCGAACTGTTCGTCGAATTGGCGCGACTGGCAGCACCCGGCTCGACCATCAGCACCTTCACCAGCACCGGTTGGGTACGGCGCTTGCTCAACGCCGCCGGGTTCAAAATGAAGCGCACGCCGGGCATCGGCCACAAGTGGGAAATCCTCCGTGGCGAATTTCTCGGCTGGCCAGCGCAGGTGTCGCCACCTGCGGCGGAAAAACCGTGGTTCGCTCGCCCTGCTCCCGCAACCGGGGAGCGTCGAGCGCTGGTGATCGGCGCCGGTCTCGCCGGATGTGCCACGGCGTCCAGCCTGGCCGCGCGTGGCTGGCAGGTCACGTTGCTCGAACGCCACGCAGCCGTGGCGCAGGAAGCCTCGGGCAATCCACAAGGTGTGCTGTACCTGAAGTTGTCCGCCCACGGCACGGCGCTGTCGCAACTGATCGTCAGCGGTTTCGGTTACACCCGGCGCCTGCTGGAAACTCTGCAGCGCGGCACCGATTGGGACGGCTGCGGCGTGCTGCAACTGGCGTTCAATACCAAGGAAGCCGAGCGCCACGCACAATTGGCTGAAGCCTTTCCGGAAGATCTGTTGCAGTGGCTGGATCAGCCCGAGGCGCAGGCCCGCGCCGGGGTCGGCGTGAGCCATGGCGGTTTGTACTATCCAGAAGGAGGTTGGGTGCATCCGCCGGCGCTGTGTAAGGCGCAAGCGGCGCAGCCGAACATCGAACTGCTCAGCCATTGCGAAGCGCTGCAACTGCGCAAGGTCGATGAACAGTGGCAGGCTCTGGACGGAGAACGTTTGCTCGCCAGCGCGCCGGTCGTGGTGCTGGCCGGCGCTGCCGAGATCAAACGCTTTGCCCAGAGTGCCGAGTTGCCGCTCAAGCGCATTCGCGGGCAGATCACGCGCCTCGCCGAAACCGCAGGCAGTCAGACACTGGCCACTGTGGTTTGCGCCGAAGGCTACGTCGCCCCTGCCCGCTTGGGCGAGCACACCCTCGGCGCCAGTTTTGATTTCAACAGCGATGACCTGACGCCGACCTCCGCCGAACACCAAGGCAATCTGGCGATGCTCGATGAGATCTCCAGCGACCTCGTCACGCGCCTGAACATCCGCGACCAGGCAGTCGAAAACCTTCAGGGGCGCGCGGCTTTCCGCTGCACCAGCCCGGACTATTTGCCGATCGTCGGTCCCCTCGCCAATCGCGATGCGTTCCTTGAGGCCTATGCCGCCCTGAGCAAGGATGCCCGGCAAGTGCCAGACATCGCCTGCCCGTGGCTCGACGGTCTGTACGTCAACAGTGGCCACGGCTCACGCGGGTTGATTACCGCGCCACTGTCCGGCGAGCTCATCGCTGCGTGGCTGGACAACGAACCGTTGCCGCTGCCAAGAAGCGTGGCCGAAGCCTGCCACCCCAACCGTTTCGCGCTACGCCGGTTGATTCGCGGCAAGTAA
- the pap gene encoding polyphosphate:AMP phosphotransferase yields the protein MFESAEIGHAIDKDTYEAAVPALREALLEAQFELQQQKRFPVIILINGIEGAGKGETVKLLNEWMDPRLIEVRTFDQQTDEELSRPPAWRYWRMLPAKGRMGIFFGNWYSQMLQGRVHGLFKDPRLDQAIAGAERLEKMLCDEGALIFKFWFHLSKKQMKARLKALADDPLHSWRISPLDWQQSQTYDKFVKYGERVLRRTSRDYAPWHVIEGVDAHYRSLAVGKVLLEGLQNALKRPDVHPHDVSAAPLGTPVDQLNLLDSLDLTQRLDKKDYEEQLITEQARLSGLMRDKRMRRHALVAVFEGNDAAGKGGAIRRVAAALDPRQYNIVPIAAPTEEERAQPYLWRFWRHIPARGKFTVFDRSWYGRVLVERVEGFCTPADWLRAYGEINDFEEQLADAGVIVVKFWLAIDKDTQMERFQAREEIPFKRFKITEDDWRNRDKWDAYRAAVGDMVDRTSSEISPWTLVEANDKRWARVKVLRTINRALEQAFEKSDKHAKKHKD from the coding sequence ATGTTTGAATCCGCTGAAATCGGTCACGCCATCGACAAAGACACCTATGAGGCGGCCGTCCCGGCATTGCGCGAAGCCTTGCTCGAAGCCCAGTTCGAACTGCAGCAGCAGAAGCGTTTTCCGGTGATCATCTTGATCAACGGTATCGAAGGTGCGGGCAAGGGCGAGACGGTCAAATTGCTCAACGAGTGGATGGATCCGCGCCTGATCGAAGTGCGCACTTTCGATCAACAGACCGATGAAGAGTTGTCGCGGCCACCGGCGTGGCGTTATTGGCGGATGCTCCCGGCCAAGGGGCGCATGGGGATTTTCTTCGGCAATTGGTACAGCCAGATGCTCCAGGGGCGGGTGCATGGCTTGTTCAAGGATCCGCGTCTGGATCAGGCGATTGCCGGTGCCGAGCGCCTGGAAAAGATGCTCTGCGATGAAGGCGCACTGATCTTCAAGTTCTGGTTTCACCTGTCCAAGAAACAGATGAAAGCGCGGCTCAAGGCGCTCGCCGATGACCCGCTGCACAGCTGGCGCATCAGCCCGCTGGACTGGCAGCAGTCGCAAACCTACGACAAGTTCGTCAAATACGGCGAGCGCGTGCTGCGCCGTACCAGCCGTGATTACGCGCCGTGGCATGTGATTGAAGGCGTCGACGCCCACTACCGCAGCCTCGCGGTCGGCAAGGTTCTGCTGGAGGGTCTGCAAAATGCGTTGAAGCGTCCGGACGTTCATCCGCACGATGTCAGCGCCGCGCCGCTGGGCACGCCAGTCGATCAGTTGAACCTGCTCGACAGCCTCGACCTGACTCAGCGTCTGGACAAGAAAGATTACGAGGAGCAATTGATCACCGAGCAGGCGCGATTGTCCGGGCTGATGCGCGACAAGCGCATGCGCCGCCACGCGTTGGTCGCGGTGTTCGAAGGCAACGACGCGGCAGGCAAGGGCGGGGCGATCCGACGGGTCGCGGCGGCACTCGATCCGCGCCAGTACAACATCGTGCCGATTGCCGCACCGACCGAGGAAGAAAGAGCGCAGCCGTACTTGTGGCGCTTCTGGCGGCACATCCCGGCGCGCGGCAAGTTCACCGTGTTCGACCGCTCCTGGTACGGGCGCGTGCTGGTCGAACGCGTCGAGGGCTTCTGCACGCCGGCCGACTGGCTGCGCGCCTATGGCGAGATCAATGATTTCGAAGAGCAGCTGGCGGACGCCGGAGTGATCGTGGTCAAGTTCTGGCTGGCCATCGACAAGGACACGCAGATGGAGCGTTTCCAGGCGCGCGAAGAGATCCCGTTCAAGCGCTTCAAGATCACCGAGGACGACTGGCGCAATCGTGACAAGTGGGATGCCTATCGGGCTGCCGTTGGCGATATGGTCGACCGCACCAGCTCGGAAATCTCGCCATGGACGCTGGTCGAGGCCAATGACAAGCGCTGGGCGCGGGTCAAGGTGTTGCGCACGATCAATCGTGCACTGGAGCAAGCTTTCGAGAAATCCGACAAGCACGCGAAGAAACACAAGGACTGA
- a CDS encoding thiolase family protein, translating into MREVVIVDSVRTGLAKSFRGKFNQTRPDDMAAHCVNALLERNDIDPASVEDCIVGAGSNEGAQGYNIGRNVAVLSRLGTGTAGMTLNRFCSSGLQAIAIAANQIASGCSDIIVAGGVESISLTMKSVNTDHLINPVLKQQTPGIYYTMGQTAEVVARRYGVSREAQDRYALQSQIRTAAAQAAGLFNDEIVPMAVKYRVEDKNTGEVQILDGVVDRDDCNRPDTTYESLAGLKPVFAEDGSVTAGNSSQLSDGASMTLVMSLEKALQLGLKPKAFFRGFTVAGCEPDEMGIGPVFSVPKLLKAKGLQVADIDLWELNEAFASQCLYSRDRLEIDNEKYNVNGGSISIGHPFGMTGSRQVGHLVRELQRRNVRYGIVTMCVGGGMGATGLFEAVR; encoded by the coding sequence ATGCGTGAAGTGGTGATCGTCGACAGCGTGCGGACTGGCCTGGCCAAATCCTTTCGCGGCAAGTTCAACCAGACCCGTCCCGATGACATGGCGGCCCATTGCGTCAACGCCCTGCTTGAGCGCAACGACATCGACCCGGCCAGCGTCGAGGATTGCATCGTCGGCGCCGGCTCCAACGAAGGCGCGCAGGGCTACAACATCGGCCGTAACGTCGCGGTGCTCTCGCGTCTGGGTACCGGCACTGCCGGCATGACCCTCAATCGTTTCTGTTCGTCGGGTTTGCAGGCGATCGCGATTGCCGCCAACCAGATTGCCTCGGGGTGCAGCGACATCATCGTCGCCGGCGGTGTCGAGTCGATCAGCCTGACGATGAAAAGCGTCAACACCGATCACCTGATCAACCCTGTGCTCAAGCAGCAGACGCCGGGCATCTACTACACGATGGGCCAGACTGCCGAAGTGGTGGCGCGCCGTTATGGCGTCAGTCGTGAAGCGCAAGATCGTTATGCGCTGCAGAGTCAGATTCGCACGGCGGCGGCGCAGGCCGCCGGGTTGTTCAACGATGAAATCGTGCCGATGGCGGTGAAGTATCGTGTCGAGGACAAGAACACCGGTGAGGTGCAGATTCTCGATGGCGTCGTCGACCGCGACGACTGCAACCGTCCGGACACCACCTATGAAAGTCTCGCTGGACTAAAACCGGTATTCGCCGAGGACGGTTCGGTGACGGCGGGCAACTCGTCGCAACTGTCCGACGGTGCGTCGATGACACTGGTGATGAGCCTGGAGAAAGCGTTGCAGCTGGGCCTCAAGCCGAAAGCGTTTTTCCGTGGTTTCACCGTGGCCGGTTGCGAGCCGGACGAGATGGGCATCGGCCCGGTGTTCTCGGTGCCGAAACTGCTCAAGGCCAAGGGCTTGCAAGTGGCGGATATCGATCTTTGGGAGTTGAACGAGGCGTTCGCTTCGCAGTGCCTGTACAGCCGTGATCGGCTGGAGATTGATAACGAAAAGTACAACGTCAATGGCGGCTCGATTTCCATCGGTCACCCGTTTGGCATGACCGGATCGCGGCAGGTCGGGCATCTGGTGCGTGAGTTGCAGCGGCGTAATGTGCGTTACGGCATCGTGACCATGTGCGTGGGCGGGGGGATGGGCGCGACGGGGTTGTTTGAGGCGGTGCGTTAA